Proteins co-encoded in one Octopus sinensis unplaced genomic scaffold, ASM634580v1 Contig11213, whole genome shotgun sequence genomic window:
- the LOC115228868 gene encoding zinc finger protein 665-like → MEAGDNIQELIFPEILTEGIKKSLYPCSVCGKYFAQKGNLTTHMRSHTGEKPYHCNICGKSFSGSSNFAKHRRIHTGEKPYHCDVCGKSFTEKGVLIKHQRIHTGEKPYKCNVCGKSFSRNGEVTVHQRIHTGEKPYHCEVCSKSFARNGEVIIHRRIHTLEKPYKCHVCGKAFSETGHLTTHIRVHTGEKPYHCDICGKRFSHGNTLAIHRRIHSGEKPYNCKVCGKSFYENGILSKHKCVHAGEKSFQCDICGKSFAANGVLKKHQHVHTGEKPYHCDICGKAFSLSHHLIKHRHIHTGERPYHCDTCGKSFSGNSDLTRHKRIHTGERPYQCEICDKSFSESGHLTIHIRIHTGERPYHCDVCGKSFSENGVLTKHKRIHTGEKPYHCDFCGKSFTQNGVLTKHKLIHIEEKPYHCGFCGESFSESSELTKHRESHSSEKKFHCDICGKSFFTVSQLSVHTRIHTGEKPFRCDICGKAFSKNGVLTTHMRIHTSEKPYSCDICGKAFSQKSNLTRHVNIHTA, encoded by the coding sequence ATGGAAGCTGGTGACAATATTCAAGAATTGATTTTTCCGGAAATCCTAACTGAAGGGATAAAGAAATCTTTATACCCTTGCAGTGTCTGTGGGAAGTATTTCGCTCAGAAAGGTAACTTAACGACTCACATGCGAAGTCATACaggcgagaaaccatatcactgtaatatctgtggtaaatcgttttccGGAAGCAGTAACTTTGCTAAGCACCGGCGTatccatacaggggagaagccgtatcactgtgacgTGTGCGGAAAATCGTTCACCGAGAAAGGGGTATTGATTAAGCACCagcgtattcatacgggagagaagccgtATAAGTGTAACGTGTGCGGAAAATCGTTCTCTCGGAATGGCGAGGTAACTGTTCATcagcgtattcatactggagagaaaccttatcattgcgAAGTTTGCAGTAAATCGTTTGCGAGAAACGGCGAAGTGATTATACACCGGCGTATCCATACGTTGGAGAAGCCATACAAATGCCACGTCTGCGGAAAGGCTTTCTCTGAAACTGGGCATTTAACTACACACATCCGCgtccatactggagagaaaccatatcactgtgacatctgtggtaaacgCTTCTCGCACGGAAATACCTTAGCGATACACAGGCGCATTCATTCAGGTGAGAAGCCGTATAACTGTAAAGTCTGCGGTAAATCGTTCTATGAAAATGGAATTTTAAGCAAGCACAAGTGTGTCCATGCGGGAGAGAAGTCCTTTCAGTGCGATATTTGCGGGAAATCCTTTGCTGCGAATGGGGTTTTGAAGAAACACCAGCATGTTCATACCGGGGAGAAACCCTATCAttgcgatatttgtggtaaagcTTTCTCTTTGAGCCATCATttgatcaaacacagacacattcatacaggtgagagaccgtatcattgtgatacctgtgggaAATCGTTTTCTGGAAATAGCGACTTGACCAGgcataagcgtattcatacaggcgagAGGCCGTATCAGTGTGAAATCTGTGATAAATCTTTCTCCGAAAGCGGCCACTTGACCATccacatacgcattcatacaggtgagaggcCGTATCATTGTGACGTCTGTGGGAAATCGTTCTCTGAGAATGGAGTCTTGaccaaacacaaacgtattcatacaggcgagaagccataccactgtgattTCTGCGGGAAATCGTTCACGCAAAACGGTGTCTTAACAAAACACAAGCTAATTCATATCGaagagaaaccgtatcactgtggGTTCTGTGGCGAATCGTTCTCAGAAAGCAGCGAATTAACCAAACACAGGGAATCTCATTCTTCAGAGAAAAAGTtccactgtgacatctgtggtaaatctttcttcaCGGTCAGTCAGTTGTCCGTACACAcccgtattcatacaggagagaagccatttcgctgtgatatctgtggcaaagcaTTTTCGAAAAACGGCGTCTTGACCACTCACATGCGTATTCACACCTCAGAGAAACCCTACAGTTGTGACATCTGTGGAAAAGCCTTCTCTCAGAAGTCTAATCTAACAAGACATGTTAATATTCACACAGCATAG
- the LOC118761267 gene encoding zinc finger protein 271-like, with product MTAILFRQKTYTTQEDPYYSKRPILLEKTHITQKDPYYSKRSILLKKTHITQEDPYYSKRPILLKKTHTTQEDPYYSRRPILLKKTHTTQEDPYYSRRPILLKKTHITQEDPYYSKRPIFLKKTHITQEDPYYSKRPIFLKKTHITQEDPYYSRRPILLKKTHTTQEDPYYSRKPILLKKTHITQENPYYSRRPILLKKTHITQENPYYSRRPILIKKTHTTQKDPYYSRKPILLKKSHTKENPYYSRRSIHFIHSIHCGIKRKIMENEFCEDKDEWETQSEIIGLQVVKEENEKTLYDCDVCGKLFSQKWNLTAHKRAHTGEKPYHCDICGVSVSQNDHLIEHKRIHTGEKPYNCDTSGKSFSQKSNLTTHMYTHTGEKQYCCDTCGKSFSGSSDLTKHRRIHTREKSYQCDTCGKSFSENSHLTKHRRIHTGEKPYHCNICGKSFSQNEHLIKHKRVHTGEKPYQCDICGKSFTQSGDLTVHKRTHTGEKPYHCDICGKYFSDGSQFTKHKRIHTGENQFCCDTCGKSFSGSSDLTKHRRIHTREKSYQCDTCGKSFSENSHLTKHRRIHTGEKPYHCNICGKSFSQNEHLIKHKRVHTGEKPYQCDICGKSFTQSGDLTVHKRTHTGEKPYHCDICGKYFSDGSQFTKHKRIHTGERPYFCDICGMSFAQKEHVTKHKRVHTGEKPYQCDICGKSFSQSGDLTIHRRIHTGEKPYHCDICGKSFSDRSQFTKHRRIHTGEKPYHCDICGASFCQKVHLTKHNRIHTGEKPYQCNICGKSFSQSGDLNIHKRIHTGERPYHCGVCGKSFSDGSQFTKHKRIHTGEKPYHCGTCGKSFSETGRLAKHKCIHAGEKGHDNNIHDISIIQGNSLTTYNYTEGGEAPYRSSSSF from the exons ATGACAGCAATTCTCTTCAGACAG AAAACCTAtactactcaagaagacccatattACTCAAAAAGACCCATATTACTCGAAAAGACCCATATTACTCAAAAAGACCCATATTACTCAAAAAGATCCATATTACTCAAAAAGACCCAtattactcaagaagacccatactaCTCAAAAAGACCCAtattactcaagaagacccatactactcaagaagacccatattactcaagaagacccatactaCTCAAAAAGACCCAtactactcaagaagacccatattactcaagaagacccatattACTTAAGAAGACCCAtattactcaagaagacccatattACTCAAAAAGACCCATATTCCTCAAGAAGACCCAtattactcaagaagacccatactaCTCAAAAAGACCCATATTCCTCAAGAAGACCCAtattactcaagaagacccatactactcaagaagacccatattactcaagaagacccatactactcaagaagacccatattACTCAAGAAAACCCATACTACTCAAAAAGACCCATATTACTCAAGAAAACCCAtattactcaagaagacccatactaCTCAAAAAGACCCATATTACTCAAGAAAACCCAtactactcaagaagacccatattAATCAAGAAGACCCATACTACTCAAAAAGACCCATATTACTCAAGAAAACCCATACTACTCAAGAAGAGCCATACTAAAGAAAACCCATACTACTCAAGAAGAtccatacattttatacattctaTACACTgtggtataaaaagaaaaattatggagAATGAATTTTGTGAGGACAAGGATGAATGGGAAACGCAATCAGAAATAATTGGTCTCCAGGTTGTAAAGGAAGAGAATGAAAAGACATTATATGACTGCGATGTGTGTGGTAAATTATTTTCTCAGAAATGGAACCTTACAGCTCATAAACGTgctcacacaggagaaaaaccgtatcactgtgacatctgtggtgtGTCAGTATCACAAAATGACCATTTAAttgaacacaaacgtattcatacaggtgagaaaccatataattgtgatacctctggtaaatcattctctcaaaaatctAACCTCACCACTCACATGtatactcatacaggtgagaagcagTATTGCTGTGATacctgcggtaa atcattctctggaagtagTGACCTGACTAAacatagacgtattcatacaAGAGAAAAATCATATcagtgtgatacctgtggtaaatctttctctgaaaaTAGTCACTTAACCAAGCACAGACGtatccatacaggtgagaagccatatcattgcaacatctgtgggaaatcattctctcagaacgaACACCTGATTAAACACAAACgcgttcatacaggtgagaagccgtatcagtgtgatatctgtggtaaatcatttactcAAAGTGGTGACTTAACTgtacataaacgtacacatacaggagagaaaccatatcattgtgatatctgtgggaaatatTTTTCTGATGGGAGTCAGTTTAccaaacacaagcgtattcatacaggagaaaatcAATTTTGCTGTGATacctgcggtaaatcattctctggaagtagTGACCTGACTAAacatagacgtattcatacaAGAGAAAAATCATATcagtgtgatacctgtggtaaatctttctctgaaaaTAGTCACTTAACCAAGCACAGACGtatccatacaggtgagaagccatatcattgcaacatctgtgggaaatcattctctcagaacgaACACCTGATTAAACACAAACgcgttcatacaggtgagaagccgtatcagtgtgatatctgtggtaaatcatttactcAAAGTGGTGACTTAACTgtacataaacgtacacatacaggagagaaaccatatcattgtgatatctgtgggaaatatTTTTCTGATGGGAGTCAGTTTAccaaacacaagcgtattcatacaggagagaggccatatttctgtgatatctgtggtatgtCGTTCGCTCAGAAGGAACATGTAACgaaacacaaacgtgttcacacgggagagaagccgtatcagtgtgatatctgtggtaaatcattctcgcaAAGCGGCGACTTAACAatacacagacgtattcacacgggagagaagccatatcattgtgatatctgtggtaaatctttctccgATCGAAGTCAGTTTACGAAACacagacgcattcatacaggagagaagccatatcactgcgatatctgtggggCATCATTCTGTCAAAAGGTACACCTAACTAAACACAACCGTATTCATaccggagagaagccatatcagtgtaatatctgtggtaaatctttctcccAGAGTGGAgacttaaatatacacaaacgtattcatacaggtgagagacCATACCACTGTGGTGTCTGCGGGAAATCTTTCTCTGATGGAAGCCAGTtcactaaacacaaacgtattcatacaggggagaaaccatatcattgcggtacctgtggtaaatccttctctgagACTGGTCGCTTGGctaaacacaaatgtattcacGCAGGAGAGAAGGGCCATGACAACAATATCCATGATATATCGATCATTCAGGGAAATTCTTTAACTACTTACAACTACACTGAAGGAGGAGAGGCACCATatcgctcatcatcatcattttaa